In a single window of the Megalobrama amblycephala isolate DHTTF-2021 linkage group LG3, ASM1881202v1, whole genome shotgun sequence genome:
- the vax2 gene encoding ventral anterior homeobox 2 — protein MFDQATSMGDVIAEDRNHCGSNSLCRDRSRDSKSRTEVGNRSPVQSSTDTPGTSASTPTSSSEDGHDKLLGVDPDYCRRILVRDAKGTIREIVLPKGLDLDRPKRTRTSFTAEQLYRLELEFQRCQYVVGRERTELARQLNLSETQVKVWFQNRRTKQKKDQTKDTDKRSSSTSESLATCNILRLLEQGRLLSVPAPAPPPNPLLAHPHPGNSSLLGSPSVSTSSGVSSTTTAPGSGGGGTFGLSLSLGGTPPSPRLGVPPPSLCFTMPLLGGTHHELPSGYGCGSSAFEPYMRIERKDGELGGKKTVS, from the exons ATGTTTGATCAAGCCACGAGTATGGGCGATGTAATCGCCGAGGACCGAAACCACTGTGGATCCAATTCGTTGTGCCGTGACCGCAGCAGAGACTCCAAAAGCCGGACGGAAGTGGGGAACCGGTCACCTGTGCAAAGTTCTACCGACACACCGGGGACATCGGCATCCACACCGACTTCATCTAGCGAGGATGGACACGATAAACTTTTAGGAGTCGATCCGGACTACTGTCGAAGGATTCTGGTCAGAG ACGCCAAGGGCACTATTCGGGAGATTGTACTGCCGAAAGGCCTGGACCTAGACCGGCCGAAGCGCACGCGGACCTCCTTCACGGCGGAGCAGCTCTACCGGCTTGAGCTCGAGTTCCAGCGTTGTCAGTACGTGGTCGGGCGCGAGCGCACAGAGCTCGCCAGACAGCTCAATCTGTCAGAAACTCAG GTGAAGGTGTGGTTTCAAAACCGCCGCACTAAACAGAAGAAAGACCAGACCAAGGACACTGACAAGCGCTCGTCGTCCACCTCCGAATCCCTCGCCACGTGCAACATCCTGCGTCTCCTGGAGCAGGGCCGTCTTCTGTCTGTGCCTGCGCCTGCACCTCCGCCCAACCCGCTGCTGGCTCACCCGCACCCCGGCAACAGCTCTCTACTGGGGAGCCCATCCGTATCCACTTCCTCTGGGGTGAGTAGCACCACCACAGCTCCCGGGTCGGGTGGTGGCGGGACATTCGGACTGTCGCTGTCTTTAGGTGGCACTCCACCCTCGCCACGACTGGGAGTGCCACCGCCCTCGCtttgctttaccatgcctctcCTGGGTGGCACCCATCACGAACTGCCATCGGGATACGGGTGTGGATCCTCAGCGTTTGAGCCCTATATGAGGATAGAGCGTAAGGACGGGGAGTTAGGTGGGAAGAAGACAGTTTCCTAA